The Achromobacter deleyi region AAGAAGGTTGTCTTCATGGGCATGGGTGAACCGGCGCACAACCTCGACAACGTGCTCGAAGCCATCGACCTGCTCGGCACCGAAGGCAATATCGGCCATAAGAATCTCGTGTTCTCCACCGTGGGCGATCTGCGCGTGTTCGAAGCCCTGCCGCAACAACGCGTCAAGCCCGCACTGGCGCTATCGCTGCACACGACCAAAGCCGAACTGCGCGAACACCTGCTGCCGCGCGCGCCGAAAATTTCGCCGGAAGCACTGATCGAACTGGGCGAGAGATACGCTCGCGACACCGACTATCCGATCCAGTATCAATGGACGCTGCTCAAGGGCATCAACGACGGCGACGACGAACTCGATGCAGTCGTGCGTCTGCTCAAGGGCAAGTACGGCGTGCTCAACGTCATTCCCTTCAATAGTCTCGAAGGGGATGACTACCAGCGCCCCGATTCCGAGCGCATCCGCGAGATCGTCCGCTATCTGCACAGCCGTGGTGTGCTGGCCAAGGTGAGAAATAGCGCAGGCCAGGATGTGGACGGCGGCTGTGGCCAGTTGCGCGCACGCGCCGTTGGCGCAGCGCAGGTGGTCGAACTGCGCCGCACGCGCACGGCAAGGCCGGAAGCCGCCCAGGCCAGGACTATCCGCTCCTGGTCTTGAGCAAGCTTTTCAAGTTTTCAGAATTTCCAGCGCACGTCCAGGGAACCCGCGTGCTGACGGTTTCCACCTCCGAACTCTCCGCCATAGCTCAGGCCTGCCGTCATGTTGCGCACGACGACCAGGTCGGCGCCCAGTTCGATGCGTGCCGCGTCGCGGGCGATTGGCGCCCCTGCCACTGAAAAGGAAGCGCCCTGGTCGAAGGCCAGCGTCTGCGTCGGCCGCAGGCTGCCGTAGGCGTGGCGCCAGCCCAGCATGCCGCGCAGCAGGATGTCGGATTGCGCCGGCGCCCACTGGCCGCGCAGGCCGGCCAGCGTGCTGGTGGTGTCCTGCGTCTGGGCGCTTCCGGACAAGGCCGCGGATCCGCCCGATTCGGAAAAGCCGCGCACGCGCAGCT contains the following coding sequences:
- a CDS encoding RNA methyltransferase, whose product is MRYSDFDQRLAALGALPVHRGRVARVWLKGQALDMGTRRRSAENFLPLTLRDAVPALTAELDGLARVRSEHAGNDGSRLLVELADGQMVESVLLPRDGLCVSTQVGCAVGCRFCMTGKSGLIRQVTSMEILAQVVLARRLRAVKKVVFMGMGEPAHNLDNVLEAIDLLGTEGNIGHKNLVFSTVGDLRVFEALPQQRVKPALALSLHTTKAELREHLLPRAPKISPEALIELGERYARDTDYPIQYQWTLLKGINDGDDELDAVVRLLKGKYGVLNVIPFNSLEGDDYQRPDSERIREIVRYLHSRGVLAKVRNSAGQDVDGGCGQLRARAVGAAQVVELRRTRTARPEAAQARTIRSWS